atagttaaaaaaattgcacccTACTTACACATTACTCCTCCTTCATTATTAGAAGGAATGACACTTGTTAACAAATATGCACCCCCTTTATCTCTAATATATATggaaatagataataattataaaaagaccTGTAAACAGTCCCTTTGGCCATGTTACTCTAACAGTTATCACTCCATTTTACATCCTGTAAATATTATCTCAagttcaattaataataattctgatatGATGCAGTTTTTGtcacaaaataatacatattatactaTATATACTGATGGTAGCAAAGGGGATAACCATGTTCATGCAGCTCTTTATGATTCAAAGGCTGGGTTTTCTCAgagctttgttttaaatgaatctTGTTCCATCTTTACTGCAGAGGCTTATGCTGTTTATCAGGCCTTACTGCGAATTTCTGTATTTAAtaactgtaaatattttttaataataactgatTCTTTAAGCTTGATTAAGAGTCTAAGTAATGTTTCTGTAAATTACAAAACCAATTACatcttgtataatataaaagaactattgtataaatattatcttatgaATGTAAATATAGCTTTTATGTGGGTGCCTTCACATAAAGGCATAACCGGCAACGAAAACGCTGACAAAGCTGCCTGTAAAGCTATAAACAGTATTGACGCTACAGACTTATTATCCGTTCCTTTTACcgattattatgtaaatgttaaggaaaacatttatactttATGGACCGAAATGTGGAAGAAAGACCAAGAAAACAAGGGAAAATGGTATGGAAGTATCCAAGATAGCCTACCTGTTAAACCATGGTATGACAGATTTAAAACTAATGAAAGTCGTGATTTCATTACAACAATAAACAGATTGAGATTTGGCCATAATACTGCGCCGTCACACCTAGCAAGACTAGGCATTGTTACAAACGACCAATGTATTTACTGTCAAGCAGAAGAAGGAACGATCCACCACATTATTTTCGATTGCCAAAGTTTCCTAATTCAAAGACTTGTGCTGGCTAGTGAACTTAGTGTTACCAATGCATTTAAGTGTATTTCTTCCTCCCGCCCACCGCCACTTAACATTTTACTTCAAGAtccaaaaacatataaacccatttataactacattaaaaatacaattcaaacaatttaaacgaCGAATCTTAGTGAAGTGAAGTGTAGTGACTCCAAAGTAATGAACACTTTCCAAATAAGATGTGACCTAAAGGTCTATGTTACCaggtcataaaattaaaaaaaaaaaaaaaaattgacacatCGACTTTGACTGACAGCTGACAAGTAGaagaatagaaataacaaCAAACTTAAATACAAAGCACaagaatttcaaatatttattttatttcattattttcattacgtGTGAAATGAACATACAAAAACACTTGTAAGTTGttttgcaaatattaatttatttctttgtgttaaacagtgtttttattaatagtgtaattaaaatgtcaaaaaaactGTGGGGAGAATTTGAAGACGACGACAACGATGATACCATACAACAGACTGTCAACTTTAATCCCATTATAGAATTGGGCATGCAAAATATTCCAGAAATACCGATTACTGTCAAATCCTCACCCATAGAACTACCAAAAGCGAATTTAATAACTCATACTATTCAATTGCATGCATACTCCAGGCAACTAACAGCTATATTAGAACAAACTGAAAATGCAGTTTTCGAAGGTGCTCGTCTAGACGTAATGAGCTTACCAACGCCTCCTCCAGAACTAAGCACAGAATTAGAACATGAATCCAAACCACCTATAAACTTTCTTCAAAAAGAGTATTGTGAATTTTCTCGTGGTAAAGGACCGGTTATTACACCGTTCACACCTGAAAGTCATAAGCGTGCGTTACGCCAATGCGCCGCTATCGCCCTCGGCCATATAGGCATTGCAACCTGTACCAATACAGCCTTGAATGCAATGGCAGATGCCTTGGATCTTTACTTGAACAATATGTGCAAACTTATGAGAACCATTGTAGATAGAGAAGCGAGTGGTATAAAGTCTGGTTTTCCTGATGTGATGGCTAAAGTTTTTGCAGATCTGAATGTTGGTAACCTCCATgagttttatcaaaatcgagTAATCAAATACCATGCTAAGATTAAGAGAACATgtgatgatttaaaaatacaatgtgaGGCTTTGGCTTTAGGAGAGCTCGCTCAACCACTGGAGGAAGTGCCAGAGTTACATTTCCCAGCAGCACTAGATGATGCATTCACACCTTCACTAGAGCCTGGTTTTCAAATGTTACAAAGCTTAGAGCAAGATCAGTTACAAGGACTGGATATTTTGGAGGCTGTTACATCAGATGACATTAGAGTAGACCACATTGATTTCTCACAACCTGAAACAGTTAAAATATCATCTCTGTCACCTGGTGCAagaaaaaaacgaaaataaatgttttaaaatatgttttaagagatcttttatttgaataatactAGCTAAAAGTGGTGCTTTATTAGAACTAGCAAATCATAATTGgtaaaatatgattaaaaataatatcttttaatgtatagattattgtatatatatatggatggatgagatgtttgttt
This DNA window, taken from Papilio machaon chromosome 16, ilPapMach1.1, whole genome shotgun sequence, encodes the following:
- the LOC106716641 gene encoding STAGA complex 65 subunit gamma, whose protein sequence is MSKKLWGEFEDDDNDDTIQQTVNFNPIIELGMQNIPEIPITVKSSPIELPKANLITHTIQLHAYSRQLTAILEQTENAVFEGARLDVMSLPTPPPELSTELEHESKPPINFLQKEYCEFSRGKGPVITPFTPESHKRALRQCAAIALGHIGIATCTNTALNAMADALDLYLNNMCKLMRTIVDREASGIKSGFPDVMAKVFADLNVGNLHEFYQNRVIKYHAKIKRTCDDLKIQCEALALGELAQPLEEVPELHFPAALDDAFTPSLEPGFQMLQSLEQDQLQGLDILEAVTSDDIRVDHIDFSQPETVKISSLSPGARKKRK